In one window of Haloprofundus halophilus DNA:
- a CDS encoding AzlC family ABC transporter permease produces MNVPTELRTGVRDVLPLFLGIVPFAVVFGVAAVDAGLSAAQAVGLSVFVFAGASQLATLDLLARDAAVPVVVLTAVVINLRMLMYSASLAPYFRSLAGRSKAVLAYFLTDQAYALSVAHYGPLGEAEPSGVSDRRWYYLGVAVSLWVVWQLGTVAGLVLGTGVPDGWGLDFTVPLVFLALLVPAMKDVPTTVAGVCGGVVAVVAAGLPLNLGLLVGATVGIVAGLLAERGPR; encoded by the coding sequence ATGAACGTTCCTACGGAACTTCGGACCGGCGTCCGGGACGTGTTGCCGTTGTTTCTCGGCATCGTTCCGTTCGCCGTCGTCTTCGGCGTCGCCGCCGTCGACGCCGGGCTCTCGGCGGCGCAGGCCGTCGGCCTCTCGGTGTTCGTCTTCGCCGGTGCGTCGCAGTTGGCGACGCTCGACCTGCTCGCCCGCGACGCCGCCGTACCGGTCGTCGTACTCACCGCCGTCGTCATCAACCTCCGCATGCTGATGTACTCGGCGTCTCTCGCGCCGTACTTCCGGTCGCTCGCCGGTCGGTCGAAGGCGGTGCTGGCGTACTTTCTCACCGACCAAGCGTACGCGCTCTCGGTCGCGCACTACGGACCGCTCGGAGAGGCGGAACCGTCGGGCGTCTCCGACCGCCGCTGGTATTACCTCGGCGTCGCGGTGAGCCTCTGGGTCGTCTGGCAGTTGGGGACGGTCGCCGGACTCGTCCTCGGCACCGGCGTCCCCGACGGTTGGGGCCTCGACTTCACCGTTCCGCTGGTCTTTCTGGCGCTTCTCGTGCCGGCGATGAAAGACGTGCCGACGACGGTGGCGGGCGTCTGCGGCGGAGTCGTCGCCGTCGTCGCCGCCGGACTCCCGCTGAACCTCGGGTTGCTCGTCGGGGCGACGGTGGGTATCGTCGCCGGACTCCTCGCGGAGCGTGGTCCTCGATGA
- a CDS encoding AzlD domain-containing protein: MTTSYPTTTVWAVVLAIGVLTFAIRFSFLALFGSGSAGGRSGAGETVSPRIRAVLRYVPPAVLAALVFPAIVTIEPTVIETLSNDRLLAGAIAAAVAWRTESVIATITVGMGALWALQFLL, encoded by the coding sequence ATGACGACGTCGTATCCGACGACGACGGTGTGGGCCGTCGTCCTCGCCATCGGCGTGCTGACGTTCGCCATCCGCTTTTCGTTTCTCGCCCTGTTCGGGTCCGGGTCCGCGGGTGGTCGAAGCGGGGCCGGAGAGACCGTCTCGCCGCGAATCCGCGCGGTGCTTCGGTACGTCCCGCCGGCAGTGTTGGCGGCGCTGGTCTTCCCGGCCATCGTGACGATAGAGCCGACAGTCATCGAGACGCTCTCGAACGACCGACTGCTCGCCGGTGCAATAGCGGCAGCCGTCGCCTGGCGCACCGAGAGCGTCATCGCGACCATCACCGTCGGGATGGGCGCGCTGTGGGCGCTACAGTTTTTGCTCTAG
- a CDS encoding class I SAM-dependent methyltransferase has protein sequence MSAENSERPGKSVDELRRIYGDAASQFDRAEPFDRLFLGRSRHRLFSRASGRVLDVACGTGANFPYLPAGVSVVGVDLSPEMLERARKRADELGIDADLREADAQALPFGDDSFDTVVSSLSTCTFPDPVAALEEMARVCEPDGQILLLEHGRSRVEPLARLQDRFAPWHFEQMGCRWNQTPEQVVIEAGLRVDGVSHRYLGILTELVASPSEQPSDSHPSSEREAF, from the coding sequence GTGAGCGCAGAGAACTCGGAGCGACCCGGAAAGTCCGTCGACGAGCTCCGGCGCATCTACGGCGACGCCGCGTCGCAGTTCGACCGCGCAGAGCCGTTCGACCGGCTGTTCCTCGGACGGAGCCGTCACCGCCTCTTCTCGCGGGCCAGCGGTCGCGTACTCGACGTCGCCTGCGGCACCGGAGCCAACTTCCCGTACCTCCCCGCGGGCGTCTCGGTCGTCGGCGTCGACCTCAGTCCGGAGATGCTGGAGCGAGCGCGGAAGCGGGCCGACGAACTCGGCATCGACGCCGACCTCCGAGAGGCCGACGCGCAGGCGCTTCCGTTCGGCGACGACAGTTTCGACACGGTTGTCTCGTCGCTGTCGACGTGTACGTTCCCCGACCCGGTCGCGGCGCTCGAAGAGATGGCCCGGGTTTGCGAGCCCGACGGACAGATTCTCCTGCTCGAACACGGCCGAAGCCGCGTCGAACCGCTGGCGCGGCTGCAGGACCGCTTCGCGCCGTGGCACTTCGAGCAGATGGGCTGTCGGTGGAACCAGACGCCCGAACAGGTCGTGATAGAGGCGGGGCTCCGAGTCGACGGCGTCAGTCACCGGTATCTCGGGATACTCACCGAGTTGGTCGCCTCGCCGTCCGAGCAGCCGTCGGATTCACACCCGTCCTCGGAGCGCGAAGCGTTCTAA
- a CDS encoding glycerol ABC transporter substrate-binding protein: MSRSPPTLRELARTNAGIVALVLFFFLALYSILIAQQLFFVIWLAVAVLPLYLLYRFVLAFERIADAAQRFAAVRERESPSEERP, translated from the coding sequence ATGTCCCGAAGCCCTCCGACCCTCCGCGAACTGGCACGGACGAACGCGGGAATCGTCGCGCTCGTCCTGTTTTTCTTCCTCGCGCTGTACTCGATACTCATTGCTCAACAACTGTTTTTCGTCATCTGGCTCGCCGTCGCCGTTTTACCGCTCTACCTGCTCTACCGCTTCGTCCTCGCGTTCGAGCGAATCGCCGACGCCGCACAGCGGTTCGCCGCCGTCCGCGAGCGCGAGTCGCCGTCCGAAGAACGGCCGTGA
- a CDS encoding IS5 family transposase, translating into MQTLPKSRLLQFVEQAFHLAQRAVARYSSKFSKRRYTLHQHIVLLCLKVRKNTTYRTLLDELIEMPRIRRAINLDELPSPSTLCKAFNRLDMAVWRVLLNLSVTLLPTNGVVGIDASRFDRSRASIHYTKRTKLTIQQLKVTLLVDTRESAILDLHVTTTRKHDSQIAPSLIKRNAEKIATLLGDKGYDDQKIRALARDLDVRPLIKHREFSSLQKAWNARLDSDLYGQRSQSETVNSRLKRKYGVFVRSRRWWKQFRELALACLVHNLD; encoded by the coding sequence ATGCAGACCCTCCCGAAGTCGCGGTTACTCCAGTTTGTTGAGCAGGCATTCCACTTGGCTCAACGAGCTGTCGCCCGCTACTCCTCGAAGTTCTCAAAACGACGCTATACACTCCACCAGCACATCGTCCTCCTCTGTCTCAAAGTTCGGAAGAATACGACATACCGGACGCTTCTCGACGAACTCATCGAGATGCCCCGCATTCGGAGAGCCATCAATCTGGACGAACTCCCGTCACCCTCAACATTGTGTAAAGCGTTCAACCGCCTTGACATGGCCGTCTGGCGGGTTCTTCTCAATCTCTCAGTCACGCTTCTCCCGACCAACGGTGTCGTTGGGATTGATGCATCTAGATTCGACCGCAGTCGCGCCTCAATACACTACACAAAGCGAACGAAGCTGACGATTCAGCAGTTGAAAGTTACACTTCTCGTGGACACGAGAGAGAGTGCGATCCTCGATTTGCACGTGACGACGACGAGAAAACACGACTCGCAGATTGCGCCGTCGCTCATCAAGCGAAATGCTGAGAAAATAGCGACTCTTCTCGGAGATAAGGGATACGACGACCAGAAAATTCGTGCGTTAGCCCGTGATTTGGATGTTCGTCCACTCATCAAACACCGTGAGTTCTCCTCACTTCAGAAAGCGTGGAATGCTCGGCTGGACTCCGACCTCTACGGCCAACGGAGCCAGAGCGAAACTGTGAACTCTCGACTCAAGCGAAAATACGGTGTATTCGTTCGTTCACGACGTTGGTGGAAGCAGTTTCGTGAACTTGCTCTTGCGTGTCTCGTCCACAATCTCGACTGA
- a CDS encoding aldehyde ferredoxin oxidoreductase family protein, with the protein MTELGGFQDHVGEVDLTSGEVAYRGIDDEDARKYIGARGLGVKYVFDAGPDVDPDGPENRLAFMNGPLTGTQTVMSGRIAVVTKSPLTGTVTDSHHGGWSGARLKWSGFDGLVFDGKAEEPVYAYVEDGEVELRDASHLWGKGVHETIETIGEEVDGSVGKNVSVMAIGPGGENGVRYACIVNEDDRASGRGGTGCVMGSKNLKAVVVKSGTRMPKPADPETFQKGYQQGMQAIQESDVTAPNEGGLSMYGTNVLMNITEEMDGLPVKNGKYTSTRSFSESEGTTIDAEEVSGENVRENILVDEPTCHSCPVACKKEVEVTTMHKGEEMNVRMESYEYESAYALGPNSGHTERDDIALMIDRCNDMGVDTIEVGNMMAMAMEMSEEGKLDDVGTLDWGDSETMVDLIERISHREEGLPDLLAEGARRIAEKKDAEENSLAVKGQTIPAYDPRCMKGMGIAYATSNRGACHLRAYTPAAEILGVPEKVDPYAWEGKGELTATFQDLHAISDSFDICKFNAFAEGIEEYVLQYNGMTGLDVTEDELIEAGERVYNLERYYNNLAGFDGSDDSLPARFLDGEGGVPGQGASEGEFCELDEMKDEYYSHRGWVDGVVPDEKLDELEIDIGPGTGVSSGSDSAAPADD; encoded by the coding sequence ATGACCGAACTCGGCGGATTTCAGGACCACGTAGGGGAGGTCGACCTCACATCGGGCGAGGTGGCCTACCGAGGCATCGACGACGAGGACGCGCGCAAGTACATCGGCGCGCGCGGCCTCGGCGTGAAGTACGTCTTCGACGCCGGACCGGACGTCGACCCGGACGGCCCGGAGAACCGGCTCGCGTTCATGAACGGTCCGTTGACGGGCACCCAGACGGTGATGAGCGGCCGCATCGCCGTCGTCACGAAATCGCCGCTCACCGGCACCGTCACCGACTCCCACCACGGCGGCTGGTCCGGCGCGCGGCTGAAGTGGTCCGGCTTCGACGGCCTCGTCTTCGACGGCAAGGCCGAAGAGCCGGTGTACGCGTACGTCGAAGACGGAGAGGTCGAACTCCGCGACGCCTCTCACCTGTGGGGGAAGGGCGTCCACGAGACCATCGAGACCATCGGCGAGGAGGTCGACGGCAGCGTCGGCAAGAACGTCTCCGTGATGGCCATCGGTCCCGGCGGCGAGAACGGCGTGCGCTACGCCTGCATCGTCAACGAGGACGACCGAGCCTCGGGCCGCGGCGGCACCGGCTGCGTGATGGGCTCGAAGAACCTCAAGGCGGTCGTCGTCAAGTCCGGCACCCGGATGCCGAAGCCGGCGGACCCCGAGACGTTCCAGAAGGGCTACCAGCAGGGGATGCAGGCGATTCAGGAGTCCGACGTCACCGCGCCGAACGAGGGCGGCCTCTCGATGTACGGGACGAACGTCCTCATGAACATCACCGAGGAGATGGACGGCCTCCCGGTGAAGAACGGCAAGTACACCTCGACGCGGAGCTTCTCCGAGAGCGAGGGGACGACCATCGACGCCGAGGAGGTCTCCGGCGAGAACGTCCGCGAGAACATCCTCGTCGACGAGCCGACGTGTCACTCCTGCCCCGTCGCCTGTAAGAAGGAAGTCGAGGTGACGACGATGCACAAGGGCGAGGAGATGAACGTCCGGATGGAGTCGTACGAGTACGAGTCGGCGTACGCGCTCGGCCCGAACTCCGGCCACACCGAGCGCGACGACATCGCGCTCATGATCGACCGCTGCAACGACATGGGCGTCGACACCATCGAGGTTGGCAACATGATGGCGATGGCGATGGAGATGTCCGAGGAGGGCAAACTCGACGACGTCGGGACGCTCGACTGGGGCGACTCCGAGACGATGGTCGACCTCATCGAGCGGATTTCGCACCGCGAGGAGGGCCTCCCGGACCTGCTCGCCGAGGGCGCGCGGCGCATCGCCGAGAAGAAAGACGCAGAGGAGAACTCGCTGGCCGTCAAGGGCCAGACGATTCCGGCGTACGACCCGCGCTGCATGAAGGGCATGGGAATCGCCTACGCCACCTCGAATCGCGGGGCGTGCCACCTGCGCGCCTACACCCCGGCCGCCGAGATTCTCGGCGTCCCCGAGAAGGTCGACCCGTATGCGTGGGAGGGCAAGGGCGAACTCACCGCGACGTTCCAGGACCTCCACGCCATCTCCGACAGCTTCGACATCTGCAAGTTCAACGCCTTCGCGGAGGGCATCGAGGAGTACGTCCTGCAGTACAACGGCATGACCGGCCTCGACGTGACCGAGGACGAACTCATCGAGGCGGGCGAGCGCGTCTACAATCTCGAACGCTACTACAACAACCTCGCGGGCTTCGACGGTTCGGACGACTCGCTGCCGGCGCGGTTCCTCGACGGCGAGGGCGGCGTCCCCGGACAGGGCGCCTCCGAGGGCGAGTTCTGCGAACTCGACGAGATGAAAGACGAGTACTACAGCCACCGCGGCTGGGTCGACGGCGTCGTCCCCGACGAGAAACTCGACGAACTCGAAATCGATATCGGTCCCGGCACGGGCGTCAGCAGCGGCAGCGACTCCGCCGCCCCCGCCGACGACTGA
- a CDS encoding VanZ family protein translates to MSSAPPRTVARSTFLSPRLRWAAVLVVAGGVFAASVVTPPGDGVPTLGPFGLVGADKWLHAAAYAAVAGTLSHALAPRFRRAALGGFLGGSAYGFCVELVQAFVPARQFDLLDAAANGVGAALGVGLWLLFAFALASAVGRD, encoded by the coding sequence ATGTCTTCGGCACCGCCGAGAACCGTAGCACGCTCCACGTTCCTCTCACCCCGTCTCCGCTGGGCGGCCGTCCTCGTCGTCGCCGGCGGCGTCTTCGCCGCCTCCGTCGTCACGCCGCCGGGCGACGGCGTCCCGACGCTCGGACCGTTCGGACTCGTCGGTGCGGACAAGTGGTTACACGCCGCGGCGTACGCCGCCGTCGCCGGGACGCTCTCGCACGCGCTCGCACCGCGGTTCCGGCGCGCGGCCCTCGGCGGCTTCCTCGGTGGGTCGGCCTACGGATTCTGCGTCGAGCTCGTCCAGGCGTTCGTCCCCGCCCGACAGTTCGACCTCCTCGACGCGGCCGCGAACGGCGTCGGTGCGGCACTCGGTGTAGGGCTCTGGTTGCTCTTCGCGTTCGCTCTCGCGTCGGCCGTCGGACGCGACTGA
- a CDS encoding archaeosine biosynthesis radical SAM protein RaSEA translates to MSEPSPDVYERGRGMDAHNKVMREIRGLKEKHYDPHEPTRVWIDEDNTPSGVYQSLTIILNTGGCRWARAGGCTMCGYVAESVEGGTVEHEALMDQIQVCLDHEAENAEEKSPLIKIYTSGSFLDEREVPAETRDAIAETFSDRERIVVESLPDFVDREKLDDFVSRGLDTDVAVGLETATDRVRRDCVNKYFAFDDFVAASEEADAAGAGIKAYLLMKPPFLSESEAIEDMKSSVRRCAEYAHTVSMNPCNVQRYTMVDELHFRGGYRPPWLWSVAEVLRDTADADAIVVSDPVGHGSDRGPHNCGECDDLVQKAIKDFDLRQDPSVFEQVDCDCKATWRAVVEEETSYAMPLAN, encoded by the coding sequence ATGAGCGAGCCGAGTCCCGACGTGTACGAGCGGGGACGCGGAATGGACGCGCACAACAAGGTGATGCGCGAGATTCGCGGCCTCAAGGAGAAACACTACGACCCGCACGAACCGACCCGCGTCTGGATAGATGAGGACAACACGCCGAGCGGCGTCTACCAGTCTCTGACTATCATCCTCAACACCGGCGGCTGTCGGTGGGCGCGCGCCGGCGGCTGTACGATGTGCGGCTACGTCGCCGAGTCCGTCGAAGGCGGGACGGTCGAACACGAGGCGCTGATGGACCAGATACAGGTCTGTCTCGACCACGAGGCGGAGAACGCCGAAGAGAAGTCGCCGCTCATCAAAATCTACACCTCCGGGTCGTTCCTCGACGAGCGCGAGGTACCGGCGGAGACGCGGGACGCCATCGCGGAGACGTTCTCGGACCGAGAGCGCATCGTCGTCGAGTCGCTGCCCGACTTCGTCGACCGCGAGAAACTCGACGACTTCGTCTCGCGGGGGCTCGACACCGACGTGGCCGTCGGCCTCGAAACGGCGACCGACCGCGTCCGCCGCGACTGCGTGAACAAGTACTTCGCGTTCGACGATTTCGTCGCTGCGAGCGAGGAAGCCGACGCCGCGGGTGCGGGCATCAAAGCCTACCTCCTGATGAAGCCGCCGTTCCTCTCGGAGTCGGAGGCCATCGAGGACATGAAATCCTCCGTCCGTCGCTGCGCGGAGTACGCTCACACCGTCTCGATGAACCCCTGCAACGTCCAGCGCTACACGATGGTCGACGAGCTCCACTTCCGCGGCGGCTACCGGCCGCCGTGGCTCTGGTCGGTCGCCGAGGTGCTTCGCGACACCGCCGACGCCGACGCCATCGTCGTCTCCGACCCGGTTGGACACGGCTCCGACCGCGGCCCGCACAACTGCGGTGAGTGCGACGACCTCGTCCAGAAAGCCATCAAGGACTTCGACCTCCGACAGGACCCCTCCGTGTTCGAGCAGGTCGACTGCGACTGCAAGGCGACGTGGCGCGCCGTCGTCGAGGAGGAGACGAGCTACGCGATGCCGTTAGCGAACTGA
- the purQ gene encoding phosphoribosylformylglycinamidine synthase I — protein MTVAVVQFGGSNCDRDAVAALTHLGIDAERVWHEDGLPGDATGVMLPGGFSYGDYLRAGAMAAQSPIMNEIRDMAERGVPVLGVCNGAQVGCESGLTDGAFTTNRSARFQCERVHLRVENAETPWTAAYDEGEVIEVPIAHGEGRFEISSEKYETLDAADRVLFRYCDADGNVTDEANPNGSTGNVAGILGERASVAVLMPHPERATLADVGGTDGAGILRGFA, from the coding sequence GTGACGGTCGCAGTCGTGCAGTTCGGCGGGTCGAACTGCGACCGCGACGCCGTCGCGGCGCTCACCCACCTCGGTATCGACGCCGAACGCGTCTGGCACGAAGACGGCCTGCCCGGGGACGCGACTGGCGTGATGCTACCGGGCGGGTTCTCCTACGGCGACTACCTCCGCGCGGGGGCGATGGCCGCCCAGTCGCCCATCATGAACGAGATCCGCGACATGGCCGAGCGCGGCGTTCCCGTCTTGGGCGTCTGCAACGGCGCGCAGGTCGGCTGCGAGTCCGGACTGACCGACGGCGCGTTCACGACGAACCGGAGCGCGCGGTTCCAGTGCGAACGGGTCCACCTGCGGGTCGAGAACGCCGAGACGCCGTGGACCGCCGCCTACGACGAGGGCGAAGTCATCGAGGTGCCCATCGCCCACGGCGAGGGCCGGTTCGAGATCTCCTCCGAGAAGTACGAGACGCTCGACGCGGCCGACCGCGTGCTGTTCCGGTACTGCGACGCAGACGGCAACGTCACCGACGAGGCGAACCCCAACGGCTCTACGGGCAACGTCGCCGGAATTCTCGGCGAGAGAGCGAGCGTCGCGGTGTTGATGCCGCACCCCGAACGGGCGACGCTCGCCGACGTGGGAGGGACCGACGGCGCGGGAATCCTCCGCGGGTTCGCCTGA
- the purS gene encoding phosphoribosylformylglycinamidine synthase subunit PurS, with product MTAYTATVTVRLKRGVLDPEAETTKRALERLGFELRGLRSADRFEVDVDADSASDAEERADEMAERLLANPTIHDYDVVVEEAE from the coding sequence ATGACCGCGTACACCGCGACGGTGACCGTCAGACTGAAGCGCGGCGTGTTGGACCCCGAGGCGGAGACGACAAAGCGTGCGCTCGAACGGCTCGGCTTCGAACTGCGGGGGCTCCGCTCGGCGGACCGCTTCGAGGTGGACGTCGACGCCGACTCCGCGTCGGACGCCGAGGAACGCGCCGACGAGATGGCCGAGCGACTGCTCGCAAATCCGACCATCCACGACTACGACGTGGTGGTCGAGGAAGCCGAATGA
- a CDS encoding formyltetrahydrofolate deformylase, with protein MTRELTEITVIGEDKTGLVARITSLLFDRGINIEDIDQAVREGIFRMTLHADTGEMVCTSETLRSTLDDLATELGVEIQVRFPSDRETKRLAVLVTKESHCLEALFEAWANDELDAEIGVVIGNHDDLQPLADHYNVPFHDIGDKKGGADEGELLELLDEYDVDLIVLARYMRILSPNVVFRYEDRIINIHPSLLPSFPGAAAYRQAKEGGVRIAGVTAHYVTTDLDQGPIITQRAFDVPDDASVDEIKARGQPLEADALLEAVKLHLGDALSVHRGQTSLRDDEDIDYQLGLSKEAQAANPDRPVDGKLPQSLQRPAEPNEPSDD; from the coding sequence ATGACCCGTGAGTTGACCGAAATCACCGTCATCGGCGAGGACAAGACGGGCCTCGTCGCGCGTATCACGTCGCTTCTATTCGACCGCGGCATCAACATCGAAGATATCGACCAGGCCGTCCGCGAGGGAATTTTCCGGATGACGCTGCACGCCGACACCGGCGAGATGGTGTGCACGTCCGAGACGCTCCGCTCGACGCTCGACGACCTCGCGACCGAGCTCGGCGTCGAGATCCAAGTCCGGTTTCCGTCCGACCGCGAGACGAAGCGCCTCGCCGTGCTCGTGACGAAGGAGTCGCACTGTCTGGAGGCGCTGTTCGAGGCGTGGGCCAACGACGAACTCGACGCCGAGATCGGCGTCGTCATCGGCAACCACGACGACCTCCAGCCGCTGGCGGACCACTACAACGTGCCGTTCCACGACATCGGCGACAAGAAAGGCGGAGCCGACGAAGGCGAACTGCTCGAACTGCTCGACGAGTACGACGTGGACCTCATCGTTCTCGCGCGCTATATGCGCATCCTCTCGCCGAACGTCGTCTTCCGCTACGAGGACCGCATCATCAATATCCATCCGAGCCTCCTTCCCTCGTTTCCCGGCGCGGCCGCCTACCGCCAGGCGAAGGAAGGCGGCGTCAGAATCGCGGGCGTCACCGCCCACTACGTGACCACCGACCTCGACCAGGGGCCCATCATCACCCAGCGCGCGTTCGACGTACCCGACGACGCGTCGGTCGACGAAATCAAAGCGCGCGGGCAACCGCTGGAAGCCGACGCGCTCCTCGAAGCGGTGAAGCTACATCTCGGCGACGCGCTGAGCGTCCACCGGGGCCAGACGAGTCTCCGCGATGACGAGGATATCGACTACCAACTCGGCCTCTCGAAGGAAGCGCAGGCGGCGAACCCCGACCGCCCCGTCGACGGGAAACTGCCGCAGTCGCTGCAGAGACCGGCCGAGCCGAACGAACCGAGCGACGACTGA
- a CDS encoding phosphoribosylaminoimidazolesuccinocarboxamide synthase has protein sequence MTSVKEFRVAEEPTADSLGRGSFVFTDDYSVFDWGKMPDEIPGKGASLCTMGAYNFELLDVNHIPTHYRGVVEGGEEVELGETTEPPREMAIDLVQVPNLRYDDGYDYDGFYDAVGDNYLIPLEIVFRNTVPVGSSLRSRGDPADYGLDYDGWPDEVVDLPRPVVEFSTKFEERDRYLSRDEADDISGPADIDRLEELALAVNHILTDRAEQTGLVHEDGKIECLYHDGAIKVADVVGTFDENRFSYDGQEMSKEVVRQYYKREHPEWVDAVGDAKTEADRRDDPDWRALCDAEPPVLPDSVVETVSEMYAAGTNAYTNFDWFDAPELDEAIDAVRNL, from the coding sequence ATGACGAGCGTCAAGGAGTTCCGCGTGGCCGAGGAACCGACGGCCGACTCGCTCGGACGGGGGAGCTTCGTCTTCACCGACGACTACTCCGTCTTCGACTGGGGGAAGATGCCCGACGAGATACCGGGGAAGGGAGCGAGCCTCTGTACGATGGGCGCGTACAACTTCGAGTTACTCGACGTCAACCACATCCCGACGCACTACCGTGGCGTGGTCGAAGGCGGCGAGGAGGTCGAACTCGGCGAGACCACCGAGCCGCCCCGCGAGATGGCTATCGACCTCGTGCAGGTGCCGAACCTCCGATACGACGACGGCTACGACTACGACGGGTTCTACGACGCCGTCGGGGACAACTACCTGATTCCGCTCGAAATCGTCTTCCGGAACACGGTTCCCGTCGGGTCGAGCCTCCGCTCGCGCGGCGACCCCGCCGACTACGGCCTCGACTACGACGGGTGGCCCGACGAAGTCGTCGACCTCCCGCGGCCGGTCGTCGAGTTCTCCACCAAGTTCGAAGAGCGCGACCGCTACCTCTCGCGGGACGAGGCCGACGATATCTCGGGACCGGCCGATATCGACCGCCTCGAAGAGTTGGCGCTCGCGGTGAACCACATCCTCACCGACCGCGCCGAGCAGACGGGGCTGGTCCACGAGGACGGCAAAATCGAGTGTCTCTACCACGACGGAGCCATCAAAGTCGCCGACGTCGTCGGGACGTTCGACGAGAATCGGTTCAGCTACGACGGCCAGGAGATGTCGAAGGAGGTCGTCCGCCAGTACTACAAGCGCGAGCACCCCGAGTGGGTCGACGCCGTCGGCGACGCGAAAACCGAAGCGGACCGCCGCGACGACCCCGACTGGCGCGCGTTGTGCGACGCCGAGCCGCCGGTGCTGCCGGATTCGGTCGTCGAAACTGTCTCGGAGATGTACGCCGCCGGGACGAACGCGTACACGAACTTCGACTGGTTCGACGCGCCGGAACTCGACGAAGCGATCGACGCGGTGCGGAATCTGTGA